In Hydrogenovibrio marinus, a single genomic region encodes these proteins:
- a CDS encoding lysophospholipid acyltransferase family protein — MIDIRKTILEKSPNFEKKLGGKQLIRFLEKITHQDEINQFILENQHLKGFAFLDKSLAHFNFSYQTDNRSFNHIPAEGRVIIISNHPIGSLDGLALLKLIRSVRPDVRIVANELLNLVTPFQSLFLGVDNMSEKASHKSQFKAMLQALENEEALIIFPAGEVSRIRPNGVRDGKWKSGFLKLAEKTGAPILPIYTDARNSALFYGLSTIYKPLGTLMLVKEMFNKNDQTIHFHVGGLIPWKSIKNSRFNYKQAAQLLRKHIYRLDNQKKAAKKLPFEIEETIAHPVDRKNLKKALKDGQLLGKTADGKIIYLFDYDADSPVIREIGRLRELTFRTVEEGTGHALDLDQYDADYKHLVLWDDEDLEIVGAYRMGEVANILEKKGKKGLYTTTLFDLKAEFDPILPEALEMGRSFVQPRYWGKRSLDYLWYGIGAYVNHNPNIKYMFGPVSLSDAYSQEAKEIIVAFYKKQFGSDRDFAVGKRPFEVSESVKTLAETEFTGDYKEAYKKLNTILDEYGIKVPTLFKQYAELCEPGGCRFIDFSVDPDFNNCIDSLILVELDKIKEKKRERYLSPIR; from the coding sequence ATGATCGATATACGAAAAACGATTCTAGAAAAATCCCCTAACTTCGAGAAAAAACTCGGCGGCAAACAGCTGATTCGCTTCTTGGAAAAAATCACTCATCAAGACGAAATCAACCAGTTCATTTTGGAAAACCAACACCTGAAAGGTTTCGCCTTTTTGGATAAGTCGCTGGCGCATTTCAACTTCAGCTACCAGACGGACAATCGTTCTTTCAATCATATCCCTGCAGAAGGTCGCGTGATTATCATCTCCAATCACCCTATCGGTTCTTTGGATGGGCTGGCGTTGCTGAAACTGATTCGCTCAGTCAGACCGGATGTACGTATTGTCGCAAATGAATTGCTTAACCTGGTCACCCCTTTTCAATCGTTGTTCTTAGGCGTCGACAACATGTCGGAAAAAGCCAGCCACAAATCTCAATTCAAAGCCATGTTACAGGCATTGGAAAATGAAGAGGCATTGATTATCTTTCCGGCGGGTGAAGTCTCACGTATTCGTCCCAATGGCGTACGAGACGGTAAGTGGAAGTCCGGCTTCCTGAAACTGGCAGAAAAAACCGGTGCGCCTATTTTGCCAATTTATACCGATGCCCGTAACTCAGCACTGTTCTATGGTTTATCGACCATTTACAAGCCACTGGGTACCTTGATGCTAGTGAAGGAAATGTTCAATAAGAACGACCAAACCATCCACTTCCATGTCGGTGGTTTGATTCCTTGGAAGTCTATCAAAAACAGTCGATTTAACTACAAACAAGCGGCTCAACTGCTGAGAAAACATATTTATCGCCTCGATAACCAAAAGAAAGCGGCGAAAAAGCTGCCATTTGAAATTGAGGAAACCATCGCTCACCCCGTTGATCGTAAAAACCTGAAGAAGGCATTGAAAGATGGTCAACTTCTTGGGAAAACCGCTGACGGTAAAATCATCTACCTGTTTGACTACGATGCGGATTCCCCGGTCATTCGAGAAATTGGTCGTTTGCGTGAATTGACCTTCCGCACCGTTGAAGAGGGTACCGGGCATGCGCTGGACTTGGATCAATATGATGCTGACTACAAACACCTTGTGCTTTGGGATGACGAAGACCTGGAAATCGTCGGTGCTTATCGCATGGGGGAAGTTGCCAATATTCTCGAAAAGAAAGGTAAAAAAGGTCTGTACACCACCACCCTGTTTGACTTGAAAGCAGAGTTCGACCCGATTCTGCCGGAAGCCTTGGAAATGGGGCGCAGCTTCGTACAACCTCGTTACTGGGGTAAACGCAGCTTAGATTACCTTTGGTACGGTATCGGCGCTTATGTGAACCACAACCCGAATATCAAGTACATGTTTGGGCCTGTCAGCCTTTCGGACGCCTATTCTCAAGAAGCCAAAGAAATCATCGTCGCTTTCTACAAGAAGCAATTCGGCTCGGATCGTGACTTTGCCGTTGGCAAGCGCCCGTTTGAAGTATCTGAATCGGTCAAAACCTTGGCGGAAACCGAATTCACTGGAGACTACAAAGAAGCCTATAAAAAGCTGAATACGATTCTTGATGAATATGGCATAAAGGTTCCAACGCTATTCAAACAGTATGCAGAACTCTGCGAGCCAGGCGGTTGCCGATTCATCGATTTCAGCGTTGATCCAGACTTCAACAACTGCATCGACAGTTTGATTCTGGTCGAGCTGGACAAGATCAAAGAAAAAAAACGGGAACGCTACTTATCTCCTATCCGCTAA
- a CDS encoding peroxiredoxin, which yields MLQTGDKAPAFSSQNHHGQTVSLSDFQGKNLVLYFYPKDDTPGCTIEANEFTALANEFSAANTVVLGVSKDDCASHQAFIDKFDLTIDLLADTSGELCEAYGVWQLKEKNGVSKMGIVRSTFIADANGKLVSVEYGVNPEGHAQAVLETVKGL from the coding sequence ATGTTACAAACAGGCGATAAGGCACCGGCATTTTCTAGCCAAAACCATCACGGGCAAACCGTTTCACTGAGCGATTTTCAAGGTAAGAACCTTGTGCTTTATTTCTACCCGAAAGACGACACACCGGGTTGTACCATTGAAGCGAACGAATTTACCGCATTGGCAAACGAATTTTCTGCGGCGAACACGGTGGTACTGGGTGTGAGCAAAGATGATTGTGCCAGCCATCAAGCGTTTATCGACAAATTTGACCTGACCATTGATTTGCTTGCCGATACTTCCGGTGAGCTTTGTGAAGCTTATGGCGTTTGGCAGTTGAAAGAGAAAAACGGCGTGTCAAAAATGGGTATTGTTCGCTCCACGTTCATCGCCGATGCGAACGGTAAGTTGGTGTCTGTGGAATATGGCGTTAACCCGGAAGGTCATGCACAAGCGGTGTTGGAAACAGTCAAAGGGCTGTAA
- a CDS encoding protein adenylyltransferase SelO, with translation MPQTKMDTLNAPKLEQDYTDLPKSYFSHVQPEPMENAKLVSVNHTLMAQIDCDLNDEQLLDLLSGYLQQVSCDPLAQKYVGHQFGVYNPDLGDGRGLLLGQWRDNSGQAWDFHLKGAGRTPYSRRGDGRAVLRSTIREYLASEALNGLGVPSTRGLGIATSDEPVQREIVEPRATLIRVSHTHIRFGHFQFAASKGAAHMETLLNFVVQKHYPEHQQDSLEDKAWVVLHQACIKTAKLLAKWQTVGFNHGVMNTDNMSIIGETFDFGPFAFFDDFKIDFICNHSDYEGRYAYNQQAQIALWNCKVLATCFDGLLTEEQAQQAMEDFVQTYNRAYLEDMIAKLGLETVQNGDKELIGDLLVLMDEFQVDYSLFFRRLAKWQTDKESELFELIHPEQLPVGFSQWFDKFSVRVEQEGVDLSVWRERILKANPSIVLRNYIAQQIIEKAERGDYVMLNEWLIALQSPFEEHPNLADFQQPPRPYQKGMKLSCSS, from the coding sequence ATGCCCCAAACGAAGATGGATACATTGAACGCTCCAAAACTGGAACAAGATTATACGGATTTGCCCAAAAGCTATTTCTCGCACGTGCAACCCGAGCCGATGGAAAACGCAAAACTGGTCTCGGTCAACCATACACTGATGGCACAAATAGATTGCGACTTAAATGATGAGCAATTGTTGGATCTCCTTTCCGGGTACTTGCAACAAGTGTCCTGTGACCCGTTGGCGCAGAAATATGTCGGGCATCAATTCGGCGTCTATAATCCCGATCTGGGTGACGGGCGAGGTTTGTTATTGGGTCAATGGCGGGATAACAGTGGTCAGGCATGGGACTTTCATCTCAAAGGCGCCGGGCGTACGCCTTACTCACGTCGAGGTGATGGTCGCGCCGTTTTGCGCTCCACTATTCGTGAATATCTTGCTTCGGAAGCTTTGAATGGACTTGGTGTTCCAAGCACTCGTGGATTAGGGATTGCCACCAGTGACGAGCCGGTGCAACGCGAAATTGTCGAACCTCGTGCTACCTTGATTCGTGTTTCTCATACCCATATCCGTTTCGGGCATTTCCAGTTTGCGGCATCGAAGGGAGCGGCACATATGGAAACCCTGTTGAACTTTGTTGTGCAAAAGCATTATCCAGAGCATCAGCAGGATTCCCTTGAAGACAAAGCCTGGGTCGTGTTGCATCAGGCGTGTATCAAAACCGCGAAGCTGCTTGCAAAGTGGCAAACCGTCGGTTTCAATCATGGCGTGATGAACACCGACAACATGTCGATTATCGGTGAGACTTTCGACTTCGGACCCTTCGCCTTTTTTGATGATTTCAAAATCGACTTCATTTGCAACCACTCCGATTATGAAGGCCGTTATGCCTATAACCAACAAGCACAAATTGCCTTGTGGAATTGCAAAGTATTGGCAACCTGTTTTGATGGATTACTCACTGAAGAGCAAGCTCAACAGGCAATGGAAGACTTTGTACAAACTTACAATCGCGCGTATCTGGAAGACATGATAGCGAAGCTGGGGTTGGAAACGGTTCAAAACGGTGACAAGGAATTGATTGGTGATTTGTTGGTGTTGATGGACGAGTTTCAGGTGGATTACAGTCTGTTCTTCCGCCGTTTGGCAAAGTGGCAAACGGATAAAGAAAGTGAATTGTTTGAGTTGATTCACCCAGAGCAATTGCCCGTTGGCTTCAGCCAATGGTTCGATAAATTTAGTGTGCGAGTCGAGCAGGAAGGTGTTGATTTGTCGGTTTGGCGTGAACGCATTCTAAAAGCGAATCCGTCGATTGTTTTGCGCAATTACATTGCACAACAAATCATCGAAAAAGCTGAGAGAGGGGATTATGTCATGCTGAATGAATGGCTGATTGCTTTGCAAAGCCCATTTGAAGAGCACCCCAACCTGGCAGATTTTCAACAACCGCCACGCCCTTATCAAAAGGGCATGAAGTTGAGTTGTTCATCATAA
- the pgm gene encoding phosphoglucomutase (alpha-D-glucose-1,6-bisphosphate-dependent) translates to MPISPLAGKPAPDTILENIPKLVSDYYTLVPDVNNPDQVVSFGTSGHRGCSSKCTFNETHIAAVSQAIVEYRTAQGINGPLYIGMDTHALSEAAHATAIEVFAGNGVDIIIQDNGRYTPTPVISHAILTYNQGKTDGLADGVIITPSHNPPQDGGFKYNPPNGGPADSDATNIIQARANEIIRNGMEEADLMDLADALESEFVTKADLIMPYVKDLDKVVNMQAIKDAGLKLGIDPLGGAAIHYWQPIADYYGLNLDIVNHKVDPTFSFMTVDKDGKIRMDCSSPYAMASLIQLKDNYDIAFGNDPDVDRHGIVTPSAGLMNPNHYLAVAIQYLCTHRPNWSNDVKIGKTLVSSSMIDRVVQSLGKNLSEVPVGFKWFVDGLVSGEYAFGGEESAGASFLRLDGTTWSTDKDGIIMNLLAAEITAVTGKDPGVLYQELTQQFGNPIYTRIDAPANREEKAILSNLSPDMVKASHLAGEEITAKLTHAPGNGAAIGGLKITTENGWFAARPSGTEDIYKIYAESFKSQAHLEAIVEEAQAIVSDALK, encoded by the coding sequence ATGCCGATTTCGCCACTTGCCGGAAAGCCAGCGCCAGATACGATTCTTGAAAACATCCCGAAACTGGTGTCCGACTATTACACCTTGGTTCCCGATGTAAATAACCCGGATCAGGTCGTGAGTTTTGGCACCTCCGGTCACCGAGGCTGCTCCAGTAAATGTACCTTTAACGAAACGCATATTGCTGCGGTGTCTCAGGCAATTGTTGAATACCGTACGGCGCAAGGCATCAATGGCCCGCTGTATATTGGTATGGACACCCATGCCCTATCCGAAGCGGCGCATGCCACCGCGATTGAAGTGTTTGCAGGCAACGGCGTTGATATCATCATCCAAGACAATGGGCGTTACACGCCAACCCCTGTGATCTCTCATGCGATCCTGACTTACAACCAAGGCAAAACCGATGGTTTGGCGGATGGCGTGATTATCACCCCGTCACACAATCCACCACAGGATGGCGGCTTCAAATACAACCCACCTAATGGTGGACCGGCGGATTCGGATGCGACCAATATCATTCAAGCCCGCGCAAATGAAATCATCCGTAACGGCATGGAAGAAGCTGACCTGATGGATTTGGCGGATGCTTTAGAGTCAGAATTTGTCACCAAGGCTGACTTGATTATGCCTTATGTCAAAGACCTTGATAAAGTCGTGAATATGCAGGCGATTAAAGACGCAGGCTTGAAGTTAGGCATTGACCCACTTGGTGGCGCAGCGATTCACTACTGGCAGCCAATTGCCGACTACTATGGATTGAATCTGGACATCGTTAACCACAAAGTCGACCCGACTTTCTCCTTCATGACCGTTGATAAAGATGGCAAAATTCGTATGGATTGTTCGTCTCCTTATGCCATGGCGAGCTTGATTCAACTCAAAGACAACTACGACATTGCTTTCGGTAATGACCCAGATGTCGATCGCCACGGGATTGTTACCCCATCGGCCGGACTAATGAACCCTAACCACTACCTTGCGGTGGCCATTCAATATCTTTGTACACATCGTCCAAATTGGTCGAATGATGTCAAAATCGGCAAGACCTTGGTCTCCAGCTCAATGATTGATCGAGTGGTGCAGTCGCTTGGTAAAAACCTATCGGAAGTGCCGGTTGGCTTCAAGTGGTTTGTAGATGGCTTGGTCTCCGGCGAATACGCCTTTGGTGGTGAAGAGTCCGCCGGCGCTTCTTTCTTGAGGCTGGATGGCACCACTTGGAGCACCGACAAAGACGGTATCATCATGAATTTATTGGCGGCGGAAATCACTGCCGTCACAGGTAAAGACCCGGGCGTGTTGTATCAGGAACTGACCCAACAATTCGGCAACCCAATCTACACCCGTATTGATGCGCCGGCAAATCGTGAAGAAAAAGCAATCTTGAGCAATCTGTCACCAGACATGGTCAAAGCAAGTCACTTGGCAGGCGAGGAAATCACGGCAAAACTCACCCATGCACCGGGCAACGGTGCCGCGATTGGCGGACTGAAAATCACTACCGAAAACGGTTGGTTTGCGGCGCGTCCGTCCGGTACTGAAGACATCTATAAGATTTATGCAGAAAGCTTTAAAAGCCAAGCACACCTAGAAGCCATCGTAGAAGAGGCACAAGCAATCGTCTCTGATGCGTTGAAATAA
- a CDS encoding succinate dehydrogenase iron-sulfur subunit: MEFLIDRFNPEVDEKPHVQRFVLEDCDIGGDMMLLGALEKLREQDPTLTFRSSCKEGVCGSDGMNVNGQNRLSCITRVSELTSPVVIKPLPGLPVIKDLVIDMELFYQHYRDVKPYLQPAPKDLDHEILQTPEEREKLDGSYECILCGCCSTSCPSFWWNPDKFHGPAALLAAHRFVVDSRDITTRDRLEALDDPYKTFRCRNIQNCTASCPKGLNPSRAINELKSMMLAKQLD, encoded by the coding sequence ATGGAATTTTTAATCGACCGTTTTAATCCTGAAGTGGACGAGAAACCTCATGTACAGCGTTTCGTGTTGGAAGACTGTGATATCGGCGGAGATATGATGCTACTCGGCGCATTGGAAAAATTGCGCGAGCAAGACCCGACACTGACCTTTCGCAGCTCTTGCAAAGAAGGAGTTTGCGGTTCGGACGGCATGAATGTCAACGGACAAAACCGCCTGAGTTGTATTACCCGTGTTTCCGAATTGACCTCGCCTGTGGTGATTAAGCCTTTGCCCGGTTTGCCGGTCATTAAGGATTTGGTTATCGATATGGAGCTGTTCTATCAGCATTATCGTGACGTCAAACCTTACCTGCAACCAGCACCGAAAGACCTGGATCATGAAATCCTGCAAACACCTGAGGAACGCGAAAAACTGGACGGCAGTTACGAGTGTATCCTTTGTGGTTGCTGTTCGACCAGTTGCCCGTCTTTTTGGTGGAATCCCGACAAGTTTCACGGCCCTGCGGCTCTACTGGCGGCACACAGATTTGTAGTGGATTCACGTGATATTACAACACGAGATCGTTTGGAAGCGTTGGACGATCCTTATAAAACTTTTCGTTGTCGCAATATCCAGAACTGCACCGCAAGTTGTCCGAAAGGCTTGAATCCAAGCCGCGCCATCAATGAATTAAAATCCATGATGTTGGCGAAACAGTTGGACTGA
- a CDS encoding FAD assembly factor SdhE: MYQLLTPTWQILTEELQRKALANACRRGNAETEVLLKPYVSQLKNEDERILFARLLEQEDQALFEWMMDEMQAPDEFRELIRNIRRHYLQVEGSF, translated from the coding sequence ATGTACCAATTGCTGACCCCAACCTGGCAGATTTTGACCGAGGAATTGCAGCGAAAAGCACTGGCGAACGCCTGTCGACGCGGCAATGCTGAAACCGAAGTGCTACTTAAGCCCTATGTCTCACAACTGAAGAATGAAGATGAACGTATCCTGTTTGCCCGGCTATTGGAGCAGGAAGATCAAGCGCTGTTTGAATGGATGATGGATGAGATGCAAGCGCCGGATGAGTTTAGAGAGTTAATCCGTAATATCCGACGCCATTATTTGCAGGTTGAAGGCTCGTTTTAA
- a CDS encoding YbaY family lipoprotein, which translates to MFSLAKPVSLIALTLLGFTLASCQANPTKLEEPEAKTQAKNTLSSLDENKGVIQGVVTYTENRFLLGNQTLLVMLEDVSRQDAPAELISQDKHEIKGQIPLTFAIHYDKRKLQIGHRYNLRAQILDTTTGAINWLSSQPYPYVPGLTQDINIKVHSFDSQVRKASQFQTFMCGKEKLTVLLIGKKIKLTFQGRQWILPQVQSASGAKYRTGSISFWMKGANAIFMETGKPAKRCALEQ; encoded by the coding sequence ATGTTTTCTTTAGCGAAACCTGTCTCGCTAATCGCTCTGACGCTGCTGGGTTTTACGCTCGCCTCGTGCCAAGCCAATCCAACCAAACTAGAAGAGCCAGAAGCCAAAACTCAGGCAAAAAACACGTTGTCCAGTCTGGATGAAAACAAGGGGGTCATTCAAGGCGTTGTCACCTACACCGAAAACCGCTTTCTGCTAGGCAACCAAACGCTTTTGGTCATGCTAGAAGATGTCAGTCGTCAGGACGCGCCTGCCGAGCTAATCTCCCAAGACAAACACGAAATCAAAGGGCAGATCCCGCTGACTTTTGCTATTCACTATGACAAACGAAAACTACAGATCGGTCATAGATACAATTTGAGAGCACAAATTCTAGACACTACCACCGGTGCAATCAATTGGTTATCTTCTCAGCCTTACCCTTATGTGCCGGGACTGACGCAAGACATCAATATCAAAGTACATTCTTTCGACTCGCAGGTTCGCAAAGCGTCTCAATTTCAGACCTTTATGTGCGGCAAAGAAAAGCTTACCGTGCTGTTAATCGGCAAAAAAATCAAACTCACTTTCCAAGGCCGTCAATGGATATTGCCACAGGTACAATCTGCTTCCGGCGCTAAATACCGAACGGGTTCCATTAGCTTTTGGATGAAAGGCGCCAACGCCATATTCATGGAAACCGGAAAGCCCGCCAAACGCTGCGCACTAGAACAATAA
- a CDS encoding PilZ domain-containing protein, with protein MSIQVHITPDTPIRSLDIYALGINYFPPSVEKKIQQTKLDVWHWVKRIQEQKDILDPVFIEAVDLIDTFGEVIKAAQQGKNPELSDPKDPVILQKLFTGFQKIFALQEPAPKTFYYFDQMNQKFLSYAQNLVFSLKKSSPGKFVSTMDFQTDFELDNTIASFSKPKFKQVPLAQALFYLARYLDLHINAYIEYLNDLQPLKTARKAPTKDVDISASGLAIKSSKRFPLGCKVNVLLYFADTNETLKLSATIVRSATMHGEETECNAVDYYFPNGKDQNIIQRQIELQQLYRCPDITL; from the coding sequence ATGTCTATTCAGGTCCACATTACGCCAGACACTCCTATTCGTAGTCTAGATATCTATGCTTTGGGAATTAATTACTTTCCACCATCTGTTGAAAAAAAGATTCAACAAACCAAGCTTGATGTTTGGCATTGGGTCAAACGCATTCAAGAACAAAAAGACATTCTCGACCCTGTCTTCATTGAAGCGGTCGACTTGATTGATACTTTTGGCGAAGTCATCAAAGCTGCTCAACAGGGAAAAAATCCCGAACTCAGTGACCCAAAAGACCCTGTCATCCTGCAGAAACTGTTTACCGGATTTCAAAAGATTTTCGCGCTACAAGAACCCGCACCGAAAACTTTTTATTACTTTGACCAAATGAATCAGAAATTCCTATCCTATGCGCAAAATTTGGTTTTCAGTCTAAAAAAATCATCGCCGGGCAAGTTTGTCTCAACCATGGATTTCCAAACTGATTTCGAGCTGGACAACACCATCGCCAGTTTCAGCAAACCGAAATTCAAACAAGTACCGTTAGCTCAAGCGCTGTTTTATCTGGCAAGATATTTAGACTTGCACATCAATGCCTACATTGAATACCTGAATGATTTACAACCGCTAAAAACCGCCAGAAAAGCGCCCACAAAAGATGTCGACATCAGCGCCAGTGGACTCGCAATCAAATCCAGTAAACGGTTTCCTTTGGGGTGCAAGGTAAACGTGCTGCTGTATTTTGCCGATACCAATGAAACATTAAAATTATCAGCAACGATTGTCCGTTCCGCCACTATGCATGGTGAAGAAACAGAATGTAATGCTGTTGATTATTATTTTCCGAATGGAAAAGACCAAAATATCATTCAACGTCAAATCGAACTGCAACAACTCTATCGTTGCCCTGACATCACTCTCTAG
- a CDS encoding META domain-containing protein: MRSGIIKVSAGMLSMLSIAWLSACQFSPATSEAHAAELPEIHAPDEQMEKHLASHLWQLTAFFGQNIPTTGTTNLNFMPQNKSISGSAGCNRYFGSYTLHQDKLSFSQLGSTKMMCMDMTEEDAFFKRIGQVTRFKLNDDILTLFDRDMPVMQFTAQAKSNSH; this comes from the coding sequence TTGCGTTCAGGAATCATTAAGGTCTCTGCTGGAATGTTGTCGATGTTATCGATAGCTTGGCTGTCTGCATGCCAATTTTCTCCTGCAACTTCTGAAGCGCATGCTGCGGAACTTCCTGAAATCCATGCACCCGACGAACAAATGGAAAAGCACCTTGCCAGTCACCTGTGGCAACTCACCGCGTTTTTTGGACAAAACATCCCGACCACCGGCACCACCAACCTGAACTTTATGCCTCAGAATAAAAGCATTTCCGGTTCGGCAGGTTGCAATCGTTATTTCGGAAGTTATACTCTACACCAAGACAAGCTGAGCTTTTCTCAGCTCGGCTCAACCAAAATGATGTGTATGGATATGACGGAAGAAGATGCTTTTTTCAAGCGTATCGGGCAAGTTACCCGCTTCAAGTTGAATGACGATATTCTGACATTATTTGATAGAGATATGCCTGTCATGCAGTTTACTGCTCAGGCAAAATCAAACAGTCACTGA
- a CDS encoding DUF2607 family protein translates to MNQSLIKLSTLRRALQSAWHSGRMVSRIAVLLALFLFAKTAGLIHDEVHPFHHHTDQCEIYQAMAHPVSDDVYEVELHLFKPVYALQASEAVSQVYTTTYPAFWGRAPPFLSV, encoded by the coding sequence ATGAATCAGTCACTCATTAAACTTTCAACGCTACGCCGAGCGCTTCAATCCGCTTGGCATTCCGGTCGCATGGTGTCGCGCATTGCGGTACTGTTGGCGTTGTTTTTGTTCGCCAAAACGGCGGGGCTGATTCATGATGAGGTTCACCCTTTCCATCATCATACGGATCAGTGTGAAATCTATCAGGCCATGGCGCATCCAGTCAGTGATGATGTCTATGAAGTCGAGTTACACCTTTTCAAACCTGTCTACGCCCTTCAAGCCTCTGAAGCGGTTTCACAGGTTTACACCACAACCTATCCTGCCTTTTGGGGGCGTGCCCCACCATTCCTGTCGGTTTAA
- a CDS encoding VOC family protein: protein MKQHGRLNYVEYPAYDLEATKTFFHAVFDWKFTDFGIDYCSFTSEEINGGFYRSKLTSTQAAGGALLIFYSEDLEKSLAKIENNGAQINKPIFSFPGGRRFHFIEPSGNEFAVWTDK from the coding sequence ATGAAACAACATGGCAGACTTAACTACGTTGAATACCCAGCTTATGATTTAGAAGCTACCAAGACTTTTTTTCATGCGGTATTTGACTGGAAATTCACCGATTTCGGTATCGACTATTGTTCATTCACCAGCGAAGAAATCAACGGTGGGTTTTACCGTTCAAAACTGACCAGCACCCAAGCTGCAGGTGGTGCTTTGTTGATTTTTTACAGTGAAGATTTGGAAAAATCTCTCGCTAAAATCGAAAATAACGGTGCGCAAATCAATAAGCCTATCTTCTCTTTCCCGGGCGGTCGACGCTTCCACTTTATCGAACCCAGCGGCAATGAGTTTGCGGTTTGGACAGATAAATAA
- a CDS encoding PilZ domain-containing protein — MGFWFENGDARRFQRIEMPVQIYISPAKPIRDKEIFGLGIDYFPPSVEKKIQKTKLDLWHWIKHIQEQRDILEPVFIEVVDLIDTFGEVIKGACIGKNPAANPKTLLTLRHLQNGFLGINTLREPAPKTFQYFDSMNQKFLVYAENLVQSLQKSTPTQFALNTNFQTEFDIDKTIANFEKPKFKQVPLAQSLYYLARYINLHLEGYTNFLKDFQPVKLPKQWEKEHASVSACGIAIHVPKRFALNSKVETNFYFSETDEVLKLKATIVRCNSLPKEQTECNALDFDFPTSSDQSLIQRQLEQFQITRCLAFGL; from the coding sequence ATGGGTTTTTGGTTTGAGAATGGCGATGCCAGGCGTTTCCAACGCATAGAAATGCCGGTACAGATTTATATCTCACCTGCAAAGCCCATAAGAGACAAAGAAATTTTCGGTCTCGGCATTGATTACTTTCCCCCCTCCGTTGAAAAGAAAATTCAAAAAACCAAACTCGACCTATGGCACTGGATAAAACATATTCAGGAGCAACGAGACATTCTGGAACCTGTTTTCATTGAGGTAGTCGATTTAATTGATACCTTCGGCGAAGTCATAAAGGGCGCTTGCATCGGCAAAAACCCGGCAGCAAATCCAAAAACACTGCTCACATTGCGACACTTGCAAAACGGCTTTTTGGGCATCAACACTTTAAGGGAACCGGCTCCGAAGACTTTCCAGTATTTCGACTCGATGAATCAGAAGTTTCTTGTGTATGCAGAAAATCTGGTGCAAAGCCTGCAAAAATCAACACCGACACAGTTTGCCTTGAATACCAACTTTCAAACTGAATTCGATATTGATAAAACCATCGCCAACTTTGAAAAGCCCAAGTTCAAGCAAGTGCCGTTAGCGCAATCCTTGTACTACTTGGCGCGATACATCAATTTGCACCTAGAAGGTTATACAAATTTTTTGAAGGACTTTCAACCTGTCAAACTACCGAAACAATGGGAAAAGGAACACGCTAGTGTCAGTGCCTGTGGCATCGCCATCCATGTACCAAAACGCTTTGCGCTGAACTCGAAAGTGGAAACCAACTTCTATTTTTCGGAGACCGACGAGGTGCTCAAATTGAAAGCCACCATCGTTCGTTGCAACTCGCTCCCAAAAGAGCAGACCGAGTGTAATGCCTTGGATTTCGATTTCCCGACCAGCTCCGACCAATCTTTAATCCAGCGACAACTGGAGCAATTTCAGATTACCCGTTGTCTGGCTTTTGGCTTATAG